The sequence below is a genomic window from Entelurus aequoreus isolate RoL-2023_Sb linkage group LG15, RoL_Eaeq_v1.1, whole genome shotgun sequence.
GCTATTTATTTTCCAAAATATGCCATTTCTCATTAATTGCCCCAGAcgttaataattagggatgtcccgaatCTTGATTTTTCACTTCCTACACGATATCGATATAGGAGCCTTGAGTATTCGCAGATACAGTCCGACACGATATCAGCATGAATCATTCGTACTTTTATTATttggtagtgtggaatgttatacAAGTCTTGATTAACTGAAATCAGTCAAACAGACAACAATGGTAGGTGTgaaaacacatacctttttataaTTAAATGTCTAGAATGCAGTCTTTACGTTACAGTGGTATGGTTCTTTGGCGACATCTAGTGGCCATCATAATTTATTAAGTTAACCCTTTACTAAAAAGTCATTTtttgctgatatatatatatatatatatatatatatatatatatatatatatatatatatatatatatatatatatatatatatatatatatatatatatgatcctaGTAGTAAtttataaatacatgttttaatgagacaaaaatatataaaatagaaATATAGCACCTTACATAACGACTGGACGTAGGTATAAGAGAGAAGCTTGAGTACTTCACAGACGACTTTGACAatataatcaaaataaattggACATAATCACATTTTATCCAGAGCGTCCGAGTCCTGAGAACATCCAAGAATGGAACGTCAATGCAAAGTGTATTCAGTAGCAGTTTTTCTTCAGCAGACGTCCTGCTCTCACGTCATCACACAGTCCAGACAACGTGTTCTCTCATCGTCTGAGTTCAAGATGCGATGCTTGCGGCTGATTTAAGGGAACACCACCAAAATGTATGAGTCCGGTCCTCACCAGCCAAGAGTAGCCGCCAAATGAGGATCTTCTTCTCGAAGTAAAGTAATGAAGCGTTCACAAGCCTGTTGGTTGAGgttaatcattttttttaagaCGTCACGGGCCTTCCGCCTTTTGTCGCATTCTTGGTCCATTTGGTCTCTTTCACTTTCGCTTAGGAATTTTTCCTGAAACAGACGGTCCACCAGAGTCCCGAGGACCGGTCGTGATACTCGGTGGACAAAGCCGGACCAAGCGTTTCTCAGGTCTTCAACAGTAAAACCGCTATGGTGCGGGTCTGCGTGCCTCAAAGGAACCTCGGCGTACCAGACCTGGCCTTGGGGGTTGTCATATTCCCTCAGAGCGAGATGAATCATGTCCATGTTGTCTATTCCAAGTACTTGGAATGAATTCATGTAGTTCCTGCGAGGATCATCGTAAAAAGCCGCGCTACTTGGTTGAATTCGCAGCAAGTCTCCTAGCGGGCTGGTCAGCACGTACAGCTGCTCTGGGACTAGGATGCATTCTGAGATGGTGTTGACAAAGCCCTCGTTGGGATTGCGTCTGCTGCGAACACGAATCACTTCATCCACCACCTCGTTCTCTGGCACTAACAGCACATTTAAGACGGACGGTGATTCGGAAATGACGAAGACTAGCACCAGCGCTCGAATCGGGAGGCGAGGCGTATCTTCACTTCTCATGAGCCCAAAAGCTGAAAAGCCTGTGATGTTGGCAATGACGTGAGTGTCGGTGGTCTTCTGAGGGGTGACTACCTCCATGCCCTCGCCGCTCACGTGAGCCACTAACAAACGGCTGCACCCGCCCGTGGATGGGATCTCACAATGCGGCAGGTGAAGCTGCCGCATGGACGGCTTGTCACACTGGATGTCAAAGAGCGGTCCCGCTGGTTTTTTGTGGTGCAGGGCCAGTAGGCTTAGGTCCCATGGGATGATCCCGTAACTCACATCCCCCTCTCCATCCATGTGAAACACCAGGCCCGTCACTGTGCACTGGTACCTGCCGGCCCTGAAGCACTGCAGCCGGTAGGTTTCCCTCTTTCCCCCCACGGTGACGTCAGGCGTAAAGTGCTCAAAGTCCTTGAGGAACATGTCGAGCAAGCTGGCAGATCGGGTCAAGCTTTTGCTCTTCTCTGGTCTGAGCGCAGAGGTGCTGCGAGAACGAGGCAAGAGGCAGGCGGTTCTTCTGGATCGACTATGGACCGAGTAGCCCACGTGAGGATAGCCTGTGACGGTGTAGGTCATTGAGGTCTGCTCCACTGGCAGACTTTCCAACTGGACCTCGTGTGTGAAGATGTTGTGTGGAGAAGGCATGAAAACATATTCTGAGGTGCAGGCGGATATTTCAAGCAGCGGATCGGAGCAAAGTGGCGCTGGGTCAGGCGGCTCTAGTTCGTTGATCTGCTCTGAGATATCAAACTCTCCTGGATCGGTACCTGGCTCAGAGTGCCGTGCCTTGTGGATGGTCACGCACATCAGCATATGTTTAAGCACCCTGCTAAGCCGGCTGGAAAACAGGATTCTTTTCGTCTTGATCCGGGTCAAACCCATTCGGCTTGCGTGACAGAGTGTGACTTCCGACACAGGAGAACACTTCTTTGGCGGCACTTCTTGACGAATTGCCTCTGACGACTCGTTCTCCCCTGAAGACTCCTGGTGGCTCGCGGTGCATATTTCCTTCTTGTGCAACGTCGACGGGGATACTTTGTGGGACATCTCAGTCCAATCTCTCTGTCCCATCGCCTGAAACAGAAACCGCCAAATGAGATGTACTTCACAGATTTTGACACACCTCATATTTTATGTTATCATCTAAACTGCGCTGTGGCCCAGTGTCCCGAGGCACGGGAACATGCTCGGCTtcacaatattacagtacatgttggaattcatgtttccctcaatcaaccgcagctccccagttCAGGCAGCACGTATGCTCTTTACCACCACCACGCCATAGGCAAGAGTTAGTCATCTAACTAGGACTTGTGTTGCCGGATGCTTACACAATAATGGCTGCTAGTTGACTCATTTTCAGCGGCTAGTACAAGGGTcatcaacctttttgaaaccaagagctacttcttgggtactgattaatgcgaagggctaccagtttgatacacacttaaataaattgccagaaatagccaatttgctcaattcacctttaactctatgttattattaataattaatgatatttacacttaattgaatggtttaaaagaggagaaaacacgaaaaaaatgacaattaaattttgaaacagtttattttcaatttcgactctttaaaattcaaaattcaaccgaaaaaaaggagaaaaactagctaattcgaatctttttatggaacatcattagtaatttttcctgattaagattcattttagaattttgatgacatgttttaaataggttaaaatccaatctacactttgttagaatacataacaaattggaccaagctatatttctaacaaagacaaatcattatttcttctagattttccagaacaaaaattttaaaataaattcaaaagacattgaaataagatttaaatttgattctacagattttctagattttccagaataattttttagaattttagttataataagtttgaagaaatatttcacaaatattctttgtcgaaaaaacagaagctaaaatgaagaattaaattaaaatgtatttattattctttacaataaaaaaaataaatttacttgaacattgattttaattgtcaggaaaaaagaggaaggaattaaaaaggtaaaaaggtatatgtgtttaaaaatcctaaaataatttttaaggttgtatttcttctctaaaattgtctttctgaaagttataagaagcaaagtacaaaaaataatgaatttatcaacatccattgctttcggtctcccctaggggggggtggttacccacatatgcggtcctctccaaggtttctcatagtcattcacattgacgtcccactggggtgagttttccttgcccgcatgtgggctctgtaccgaggatgtcgttgtggcttgtacagccctttcagacacttgtgatttagggctatataaataaacattgattgattgattgattgatttaaacaagtgaagaccaagtctttaaaatattttcttggattttcaaattctatttgagttttgtctctcttagaattaaaaatgtcgagcaaagcgagaccagctttctagtaaataaatacaatttaaaaaatagaggcagctcactggtaagtgctgctatttgagctatttttaagaacaggccagcgggctactcatctggtccttacgggctacctggtgcccctgGGCTAGTACAACCCCTGGAAAATTATGCAACCAGCAGACTtgaaggatgttcattcagtttttcattttgtacaaaaaaagcagatagcagacatgacacaaaactatagtcatttcaaaagGGAACTTTTTGGCTTTAAGAAACAGAAacaaatcaagaaaataaattgtggtagtcagcATCAGTTTCATTTTTCATTGGAGTGACACAATTATGGAATCACTATTCTGAGAAAAAAATAGAGAATCACCCTGTACATTTTCATTCCCAAAGTTAACACCTGCGTTTGATTAaatctgttcattagtctgcagtttaaaaggagtgttcacaccatggagagctgttgcaccaggtggattgacatgaatcatagTTCCAACACGAGAGATGTCATTTGCAACGaaggagaggattatcaaacttctCCAAAAAGGTAAATCATCACGCAATGTTGCCAAGGATGTTGATGGTTCACAGTCTAAAATgtggaccaagtacaaacaacatgggaaggttgtaaaagaCAAGCATACtggtcagggccggcccgtggcataggccgtataggcaaatgctaagggcgccgtccatcagggggcgccacgccagtgccacaaatgttggaggaaaaaaaaaaagacaaaaaaaaaagacaaaaaaaaagttggtactattatttctaaatacataaaataatcccacgttaattaaaatgcaaagtaaagcctatttaatagaaatattatttgttacaacattacgccccccctccctcggcacggtgcgccccctcccttcccgtatcatgactctttttggacgtcaccacatcaaaaaatcaacacaagatgtcaaaacggccaaaactgtcaggtgcccagggaagaaaaaatagaaaagaagaagaggagaaacgagaaaaagacagaggtagcaggtaggtaacgttagcctacatgaaattatctgtctgttacagaatgtgatagtaacttggctttttagcattaagctaatgttgcatgatttggcaattgctaatcaataaatagctagttctgttttaacgtcaggttaatattgtggagggggctaaattgttatggaaaataataatgtaacgttaggtaattacagtactccctggtgtacattaatttgtaagtcattctagttaatgcaatattaaaaagcacaaatagagaactgtaggatcccctttttttgtaatatagttgttaaagtcatactggtttgatatcttgttttgtgcagtgccttatttatattgtatttttaatttattttatgcaacttgttgacacgttttattttgtgtttatgtatgtaaaaaatgttgtatttcatatattcattttttattttttgtattcatttatttatccatattttttttaatcttgttaactattctgattggtaatttgctttctttaagtaaagaaaaaggtcaaagacaaagctattcggtttcttgtgagtatatacacttcactgccgatgtgggggggcgccacctaaaatcttgcctagggcgccagattggttagggccgggcctgatactggtagaccaaggaaaacatcaaagaaACAAGGCAGATAACTAGAAAACAGAAAATGAAGGACAAATGggaggaaactggagtcaccgtctggGATTTAAATATAGACAGTTGGAGCAAGCATGAagagtacactgtaaaaaaaaaattctgtaaaaaaacggtcatctactggcagctacggctgcccaacgaaaaccataaaatgaaagtaaaacattgtaagccaaataatgatcaaaaacattatatttacagaaatttccatgaaacgttttgcagaaaaatatcgtaattttacatatttttactaaattattaacatcaaccacctttaataaagtgacgatgcaaacagttctgcagaaaaatacctttattctacagagtttttccaaacttacgatcaaacacctttaatgaagtgacaatgctggcagttccacagaaaaataccattattttacagattttttctgaattgttaagatcaaccacctttaataaagtgactatgcaaacagttctgcatcaaaatacctttattctgcagcatgggtgtcaaatttgGCCTGCCgtataatttcacttggcccttgaggagaTATCAAATTTACACTTAAGCTGGTCcgccgattatacattgcggcggtgccaccgcattcaccgctaattgcaatacttgccaaccctcccgggagtcttctATACTTCAGCGGCCCTCCCGAAAGTCGTCAGGTCTGCTTTTCAACCAGTCCaatgagtgctggcccagtcacattacacgtgcggcttctgtacgcactagggatgtgcgtatcgatcctgtggtatcgatatatcgatactcacacgctacacatttggcatcacttttctgaaaaaagtatcgatataaaccaaaaaacggcgtgtggggggtgcaagcatcacattcagatgtttttgatgacttacttaacttactatgtgctggtacacccctgtacctggcagagtatagagctggcccagtcacgtgacaggagacagcgaatgagcgtcgtcaacgtgcaacacacacacacagccagccgacagcgatgcagccaggcatatccattgttgtccatttgttgacttaaaacaggcattgttttttttttttttagtaatgtttactgaatatttttgtgtggagtttgcatgttctccccgtgactgcgtgggttccctccgggtactcccacctccaaagacatgcacctggggataggttgattggcaacactaaattggccctagtgtgtgaatgttgtctgtctatctgtgttggccctgcgataaggtggcgacttgtccagggtgtacgccgccttccgcccgattgcagctgagataggctccagcgccccccgcgaccccgaagggaataagcggtagaaaatggatggatgtttaaatgattatcctaaattcaaataatttccacacaggggaattcactgttagttgaaaattgcttgagtatttaaaggcctactgaaatgaattttttttatttaaacggggatagcagatctattctatgtgtcatacttgatcatttcgcgatattgccatatttttgctgaaaggatttagtatagaacaacgacgataaagattgcaacttttggtatctgataaaaaaaaggcttgcccctaccggaagtagcgtgacgtagtcagttgaacatatacgcaaagttccctattgtttacaatgatggccgcatgaagtgagagagattcggaccgagaaagcgacaatttccccattaatttgagcgaggatgaaagatttgtggatgagtaaagtgcaagtgaaggactagtggggagttgaagctattcagatagggaagatgctgtgagagccgggggtgacctgatattcagctgggaatgactacaacagtaaataaacacaagacatatatatactctattagccacaacacaaccaggcttatatttaatatgccacaaattaatcctgcataaaaacacctgcgtgtttgttacgctagctcctagctcctctgctagctcctagctccatagaacacgccaatacaattcaaacacctgatcaacacacacaatcactcagcccaaaagaccgttcacctaacccaaggttcataaagcttatatatttttaaaaagttacgtacatacgcaaaaaaaagttgcgcacatacggtcaagcgatcaaatgtttagaagccaaagctgcatacccacagtagcacgtctgcgtctttgtcatccaaatcaaagtaatcctggtaagagtctgtgttgtcccagttctctacaggcgtctgtgtatcgaagtcaaaagtcctcctggttagagtctctgttatccgagttcttccatcttgactgcatctttcgggaatgtaaacaaagaagcgccggctgtgtactgttgttgctgactacgttcgaaaaatacgtccatttcgcaccgacaactttcttctttgcttgctcagcttccttctccataatgcaatgaacatgattgcaacagattcacgaacacagatgtccagaatactgtggaattatgaaatgaaaacagagctttttcgtattggcttcaatgtggaaggcatacccgtgttcgccggtctacatcacgcgcatacgtcatcctcagaggcgtttcgaaccggaagtttagcggcaaatttaaaatgtcactttataagttaacccggccgtattggcatgtgttataatgttaagatttcatcattgatatataaactatcagactgcgtggtcggtagtagtggctttcagtaggcctttaaaacaagataagaaagagatacaatttggagattcttcatctttgcattacagttttatttttttccaagaaaatcttgaatatatgattgaatgtgattttggttttaatctgtgacatgatttcttacatttcgaaaacattagcctatttcatatttcattaattgctaattatatcacaaactttaaaaaataactgcagcttcttgcaattcggatttgactgttaattggaaagccctaatatttaattattattatatataatatatagttattattatatgtaatatttaatttatttttcatatttatgttatttattttaattttacttttattatatattgaccataataaatgtggtataaatggtctgtatttgtcttgtgatttgtcttaaataataacaatagtaataatatttttgactgacaaaaaattgccaataagaaattattggtatcggtatcgatgaaaatgcaagaaaaagtatcggtatcgtatcgaatcctaaaagtgtcgtatcgcccatccctagtacgcacacacaagtgaatgcaacgcatactttatcaacagcgatacaggttacactgagggtagccgaataaaaaaacgttaatactgttagaaatatacgccaaactgtgaatccacaccaaacaagaatgacaaacacatttcg
It includes:
- the LOC133630382 gene encoding uncharacterized protein LOC133630382; this encodes MGQRDWTEMSHKVSPSTLHKKEICTASHQESSGENESSEAIRQEVPPKKCSPVSEVTLCHASRMGLTRIKTKRILFSSRLSRVLKHMLMCVTIHKARHSEPGTDPGEFDISEQINELEPPDPAPLCSDPLLEISACTSEYVFMPSPHNIFTHEVQLESLPVEQTSMTYTVTGYPHVGYSVHSRSRRTACLLPRSRSTSALRPEKSKSLTRSASLLDMFLKDFEHFTPDVTVGGKRETYRLQCFRAGRYQCTVTGLVFHMDGEGDVSYGIIPWDLSLLALHHKKPAGPLFDIQCDKPSMRQLHLPHCEIPSTGGCSRLLVAHVSGEGMEVVTPQKTTDTHVIANITGFSAFGLMRSEDTPRLPIRALVLVFVISESPSVLNVLLVPENEVVDEVIRVRSRRNPNEGFVNTISECILVPEQLYVLTSPLGDLLRIQPSSAAFYDDPRRNYMNSFQVLGIDNMDMIHLALREYDNPQGQVWYAEVPLRHADPHHSGFTVEDLRNAWSGFVHRVSRPVLGTLVDRLFQEKFLSESERDQMDQECDKRRKARDVLKKMINLNQQACERFITLLREEDPHLAATLGW